The following are encoded together in the Kwoniella europaea PYCC6329 chromosome 1, complete sequence genome:
- a CDS encoding histone deacetylase RPD3: MEPILGESKRRVCYFFDSDIGNYHYGPGHPMKPTRIRMCHSLVMNYGLYKKMEIFRAKPATKREMSQFHTDEYVDFLHRINPDNAQQFAKEQVKYNVGDDCPIFDGLFEYCSISAGGSMEGAARLSRDKCDIAVNWAGGLHHAKKAEASGFCYVNDIVLGILELLRYHQRVLYIDIDVHHGDGVEEAFYTTDRVMTCSFHKYGEFFPGTGEVRDNGIGKGKGYAVNVPLRDGINDQNYQDIFQPVIKRVIEWYQPGAIVLQCGSDSLSGDRLGSFNLSMKGHAACVQFVKSFHLPLLLLGGGGYTVKSVSRTWAYETGLAAGVELQKNIPNNEYWEYYGPTYELDVRPSNMTDHNTPEYLQKVKEAVFEVLRDKNAAPSVPLQDVPKLRHDDEDDNELEDTEDKEVRRPMRLWDKEKQNENSLSDSEDEGTGGRKHRQSYKNSNGSGSASGSVHKKRRSKSPPIATTTGTGAQVNGLATASTSTGTNGAIGGINIENWASSVPPSNSTSSAIPVPVSTTTESITNAAEVNGNGNGVGNGEDIEMSDSTNQPEQISN; the protein is encoded by the exons ATGGAACCGATCCTTGGTGAGAGCAAGAGGCGCGTG TGTTATTTCTTCGATTCGGACATTGGGAACTATCACTATGGACCTG GGCATCCGATGAAACCCACACGAATTAGGATGTGTCATTCCCTAGTAATGAATTATGGTCTATACAAGAAAATGGAGATTTTC AGAGCTAAACCAGCTACGAAAAGGGAGATGTCGCAATTCCACACCGACGAATATGTAGATTTCTTACATCGTATAAATCCAGATAACGCTCAGCAGTTCGCAAAGGAACAGGTCAAAT ATAACGTAGGAGACGATTGTCCCATATTCGATGGGTTGTTCGAATACTGTTCCATCTCCGCTGGAGGATCTATGG AGGGAGCAGCTAGATTGTCAAGGGATAAATGCGATATCGCGGTCAATTGGGCAGGTGGTTTACATCATGCTAAGAAAGCCGAAGCTAGTGGATTCTGTTATGTTAATg ATATTGTACTTGGTATATTGGAATTGCTAAG ATACCACCAGAGAGTCTTATACATCGATATAGACGTGCATCACGGAGATGGTGTCGAAGAAGCTTTCTACACCACCGATAGAGTCATGACTTGTTCGTTCCACAAATATGGTGAATTCTTCCCTGGGACCGGTGAAGTAAGAGATAATGGTAtaggaaaaggaaaaggttATGCGGTGAATGTGCCGTTGAGAGATGGTATAAATGATCAAAATTATCAGGATATATTCCAACCT GTGATTAAACGAGTGATAGAATGGTATCAACCCGGAGCGATCGTCCTCCAGTGCGGATCCGATTCCTTATCAGGTGATAGATTAGGTTCATTCAACTTGTCGATGAAAGGTCATGCCGCCTGTGTACAATTCGTCAAATCGTTCCATTTACCTCTACTCTTacttggtggtggtggatatACGGTCAAGAGCGTTAGTAGGACTTGGGCTTATGAAACAGGTTTGGCGGCCGGGGTGGAATTGcagaaga ATATACCCAATAACGAGTACTGGGAATACTACGGACCAACGTACGAGCTCGACGTTCGACCGAGTAACATGACCGACCATAATACACCCGAATACCTacagaaagtcaaagaagctgtATTTGAAGTTTTGAGAGATAAGAACGCAGCTCCCAGTGTACCTTTGCAGG ACGTACCGAAACTGCGacatgacgatgaagatgataacgAACTTGAAGATAcggaagataaagaagtCCGTCGTCCGATGAGATTATGGGATAAAGAGAAACAGAATGAAAATTCCTTGAGtgattcggaagatgaaggaacGGGAGGAAGGAAACATCGTCAGAGTTATAAGAATAGTAATGGATCGGGATCGGCCTCCGGATCAGTCCACAAGAAAAGGAGATCTAAATCACCTCCTATTGCTACTACAACAGGTACTGGCGCTCAGGTGAATGGACTTGCCACGGCTAGTACTAGTACTGGCACGAATGGGGCTATTGGAGGTATTAATATTGAAAATTGGGCTTCATCCGTACCACCTTCTAATTCAACTTCATCGGCTATACCTGTCCCAGTTTCAACTACAACTGAAAGTATCACAAATGCGGCAGAGGTAAATGGAAATGGCAATGGAGTCgggaatggagaagatatcgaaatgTCAGATTCGACGAATCAACCTGAACAGATAAGCAATTGA